A single region of the Mycobacterium lentiflavum genome encodes:
- a CDS encoding SDR family NAD(P)-dependent oxidoreductase translates to MSGRRTALQVVEGIDLSGKVCVISGASSGLGRESARALAAAGAHVILAARNRDALTETAQWVRDEVPGAAASTVELDLTVLSSVRAAAAAIGDIAPAVHVLMNNAGVMFTPFGRTRDGFELQIGTNHFGHFELTRLLVPQLRAARGARVVILSSGGHVMGDVDFGDPNWERRDYDKFVAYGASKTANILHAIEADRRLCGFGIRAYAVHPGTVATSLARYMSREDFSDLRKLVVDNSARRGQSSDGRLDFSTPEQGAATQVWAAVSPELADRGALYLEDCAISENVAPYARDGQRAAEFWLLSEKICAGV, encoded by the coding sequence ATGAGTGGTCGTCGGACCGCGCTGCAGGTCGTCGAGGGAATCGACCTGTCCGGCAAGGTATGTGTGATCAGCGGCGCCTCCTCGGGCCTGGGCCGGGAGTCGGCACGAGCGCTGGCCGCCGCGGGCGCCCACGTGATCTTGGCCGCCCGCAACCGGGATGCGCTGACCGAAACCGCCCAGTGGGTGCGGGACGAAGTGCCGGGCGCGGCGGCCTCGACCGTCGAACTCGACCTCACCGTGCTGTCCAGCGTTCGCGCGGCGGCGGCGGCGATCGGCGACATCGCGCCGGCGGTGCACGTGTTGATGAACAACGCCGGCGTCATGTTCACCCCGTTCGGCCGCACCCGGGACGGGTTCGAATTGCAGATCGGGACAAACCATTTCGGGCACTTCGAGCTGACCCGGTTGCTGGTCCCGCAGCTGAGGGCCGCGCGGGGCGCCCGGGTGGTGATCCTGTCGTCCGGGGGCCACGTGATGGGCGACGTCGACTTCGGTGATCCCAACTGGGAGCGTCGCGACTACGACAAGTTCGTGGCGTACGGCGCCTCCAAGACGGCGAACATCCTGCACGCGATCGAAGCCGATCGGCGGCTGTGTGGCTTCGGGATTCGCGCCTACGCCGTGCACCCCGGCACCGTCGCCACCTCACTGGCGCGATACATGTCACGCGAGGACTTCTCCGACCTTCGCAAGCTCGTCGTGGACAACAGCGCACGGCGCGGCCAGTCCAGCGACGGCCGTCTGGACTTCTCCACTCCCGAGCAGGGTGCGGCCACCCAGGTGTGGGCCGCGGTGAGCCCCGAGCTGGCCGACCGCGGCGCGCTGTACCTGGAAGACTGCGCAATCAGCGAAAACGTCGCCCCGTACGCGCGTGACGGACAGCGCGCCGCCGAATTCTGGCTACTCTCCGAGAAGATTTGTGCCGGCGTATGA
- a CDS encoding MFS transporter translates to MTQPPRAAMRPVPRARWLAQLRETAPTSRVMLVAVMVSMVAFLDSTVVNLALPATERELGGGLCLQQWVVDGYLLALAAAILPGGSISDLFGRVPVMRFGLATFGTGSVLAATAASPGMLIAGRVVQGLGAAFLVPGSLAMINSTFAPTDRHKAIGTWTGWTGTAFAIGPLLGGLAVDLLSWRWIYALSAVPIVIGFALTFWLCPVPRPTQRAGLDVRGAILASIGLAATVDALIEAGQHGWSDRIIATLIVGIAALLAFVSWQRRAPHPLIPLRLFTVRNFAAANLVTAFVYGAIAMASLAVALYTQEVAGYCATVAALATLPNPILSFLFAKRVGGLAARIGPHVFLTAGPILAGLGLLLIRPGAGFNIVTHLLPGTTVLAIGLLLITTPLGALNLSSVDAARSGIAAAVQNAVGRTSALTAVASVGLIAAGTLTDASFARLLQIAAALFFIAALIATVCVVNPRHATESALAEAEAAAVT, encoded by the coding sequence GTGACCCAACCGCCTCGCGCGGCCATGCGACCCGTACCCCGGGCACGATGGCTCGCCCAGTTGCGTGAGACGGCGCCCACCAGTCGGGTCATGCTGGTGGCGGTCATGGTGTCGATGGTCGCCTTCCTCGACAGCACCGTGGTGAACCTGGCACTGCCGGCCACCGAGCGCGAACTCGGCGGAGGCCTGTGCTTGCAGCAGTGGGTCGTCGACGGCTACCTGCTGGCTTTGGCGGCCGCAATCCTGCCGGGTGGTTCCATCTCCGATCTGTTCGGCCGAGTGCCGGTCATGCGTTTCGGGCTGGCGACCTTCGGGACCGGTTCGGTGCTGGCGGCCACCGCGGCTTCGCCGGGGATGCTGATCGCGGGCCGTGTCGTCCAGGGGCTGGGCGCGGCGTTTTTGGTGCCCGGGTCGCTGGCAATGATCAACTCCACCTTCGCCCCCACGGACCGACACAAAGCCATCGGAACCTGGACCGGCTGGACCGGTACCGCCTTCGCGATCGGCCCGCTGCTAGGCGGACTGGCGGTGGACCTGCTCAGCTGGCGATGGATCTATGCGCTGTCCGCCGTCCCGATCGTCATCGGTTTCGCCTTGACGTTTTGGCTGTGCCCGGTGCCCCGACCGACCCAACGCGCCGGCCTCGATGTCCGCGGCGCGATATTGGCCTCGATCGGGCTGGCCGCCACCGTCGATGCGCTGATCGAGGCCGGGCAGCACGGCTGGTCCGACCGAATCATCGCCACGCTGATCGTTGGGATCGCGGCGTTGCTGGCGTTCGTGAGCTGGCAACGGCGCGCCCCGCACCCGCTCATACCGCTGCGCTTGTTCACAGTCCGAAACTTCGCCGCCGCCAACCTGGTCACCGCGTTCGTCTACGGCGCCATCGCCATGGCCTCCCTCGCGGTCGCGCTGTACACCCAGGAGGTCGCGGGTTACTGCGCGACGGTCGCGGCCCTGGCCACCCTGCCCAACCCGATCCTGTCTTTTCTGTTCGCCAAACGCGTCGGTGGTCTGGCCGCGCGCATCGGACCTCACGTGTTCCTGACGGCGGGCCCGATCCTGGCCGGGCTGGGACTGCTGCTGATCCGACCCGGTGCCGGCTTCAACATCGTCACGCATCTGCTGCCCGGCACGACGGTGCTGGCCATTGGATTGCTCCTCATCACAACACCGTTGGGTGCGTTGAACCTGTCTTCGGTTGACGCGGCCCGCAGCGGAATCGCGGCGGCTGTGCAAAACGCGGTGGGACGTACGTCGGCGCTGACCGCCGTGGCGAGCGTGGGTTTGATCGCCGCGGGCACGCTCACCGATGCCAGTTTCGCTCGGTTGCTGCAGATCGCCGCGGCCCTGTTCTTCATCGCCGCCCTGATCGCCACCGTCTGCGTCGTCAATCCACGTCACGCCACCGAATCCGCTCTCGCCGAGGCCGAAGCCGCGGCGGTAACCTGA
- a CDS encoding DUF2867 domain-containing protein, with protein sequence MERLPYIDQHAITIDANRADTWSALLRAMCRDPHDPASVPIGFVLDEARAPDRFALKGRHLFAVYRWVFELEAEAADRTRMRATTWAAFPGVHGRIYRALVIGTGAHRVVTRRTLKRVAATALRAQTETGRTASDYTDVFEVPIRHGDARTAEQMFRDALRNEPGGGAVLWIHRHVLRFQLHPRPSPEHLIGWQIVQSEPDEVVLAARGPLMRGELTLRRQDGRRATLTTRVHYRRGLAARMVWAVVAPLHRVVAPRLMQRAAAPDPHRAAVI encoded by the coding sequence ATGGAACGATTACCCTATATCGATCAGCATGCCATAACCATCGACGCGAATCGGGCAGACACGTGGTCGGCGCTGCTGCGGGCGATGTGTCGCGACCCGCACGACCCGGCAAGCGTGCCAATCGGATTCGTGCTCGACGAAGCACGCGCGCCCGACCGCTTCGCACTCAAGGGCCGCCACCTGTTCGCGGTCTACCGATGGGTGTTCGAGTTGGAGGCCGAAGCCGCGGACCGCACCCGCATGCGCGCGACCACGTGGGCTGCCTTCCCGGGCGTGCACGGAAGGATCTATCGCGCCCTGGTCATCGGCACCGGCGCACACCGGGTTGTGACGCGCAGGACGCTGAAACGCGTTGCGGCCACCGCACTGCGCGCGCAGACCGAGACCGGCCGGACCGCATCCGACTACACGGACGTCTTCGAAGTCCCGATCCGGCACGGCGATGCGCGCACCGCCGAACAGATGTTTCGTGACGCGCTCCGCAATGAGCCCGGCGGAGGTGCGGTGTTGTGGATCCACCGCCACGTATTGCGATTTCAGCTGCACCCGCGTCCGTCGCCCGAGCACCTGATCGGCTGGCAGATCGTGCAATCGGAACCCGACGAGGTGGTGCTCGCCGCGCGCGGGCCGCTGATGCGCGGCGAGCTGACGCTGCGACGCCAGGACGGTCGGCGAGCCACGCTCACCACTCGGGTGCACTATCGCCGCGGACTCGCCGCTCGCATGGTCTGGGCCGTGGTCGCCCCGCTGCATCGGGTCGTGGCACCGCGGCTGATGCAACGCGCGGCCGCGCCCGATCCACATCGAGCGGCAGTCATATGA
- a CDS encoding TetR/AcrR family transcriptional regulator gives MAPPRKHETDVILDAARALVLDGGPRAASVAAIAKSSGAPAGTLYHRFGNRDGILTAAWLRALERFQSRAMGADADTPTEIAVAMAVSAISFARELPQDARLLLTIRPADLLDDEPDAQFQETVAAMNAPLIDRVGVLARKLYGRRDSRSVDAVSRAIVDLPYAVVRRHARDDPMPSWLEADVAVSVRAVLDSFGERA, from the coding sequence ATGGCACCTCCGCGGAAGCATGAAACCGATGTGATCCTCGACGCAGCCCGAGCGCTGGTGCTCGACGGCGGACCGCGCGCGGCCAGTGTCGCCGCGATCGCGAAATCCAGCGGCGCGCCGGCCGGCACGCTGTATCACCGCTTCGGCAACCGCGACGGCATCCTGACCGCGGCGTGGTTGCGCGCGCTGGAACGCTTCCAGTCTCGGGCGATGGGCGCAGACGCCGATACGCCGACCGAAATCGCGGTGGCGATGGCCGTGTCGGCGATCAGCTTCGCGCGCGAACTTCCGCAGGACGCGCGGCTATTGCTGACCATCCGTCCGGCTGACCTGCTCGACGACGAGCCCGACGCGCAATTCCAGGAGACGGTGGCCGCGATGAATGCGCCGCTGATCGATCGGGTCGGGGTGCTGGCTCGCAAACTCTATGGGCGCAGGGATTCCCGGTCCGTCGACGCTGTCTCGCGGGCGATCGTCGACCTGCCGTATGCCGTCGTCCGGCGGCACGCGCGCGACGATCCGATGCCGTCCTGGCTGGAGGCTGATGTCGCGGTGTCGGTGCGTGCGGTGCTAGACAGCTTTGGCGAACGCGCGTAG
- a CDS encoding AAA family ATPase, whose protein sequence is MTDPGAGSGQLTLTARLNTSAVDSRRGVVRMHPNAVAALGIREWDAVSLTGSRTTAAVVGLAETAIPVSTVLLDDVTLSNAGLREGTAVIVSAVTVYGARSVTLNGSSLAIQSISSATLRQALLGKVMTVGDAVSLLPRDLGPGTSTSAASRALASSVGIGWTSELLTVTGVDPDGPVSVQPNSQVSWGDGVPISAAASRSEQIRVANPTIHVDDLKGSQAQARKLTEWLKLALDEPHLLKTLGASTNLGVLISGPAGVGKTTMVRAVCAGRRVVELDGPAVGALAAEDRLKSVAAAVTAIRDGGGVLLITDADALLPATPEPVAALILAELRTAVATDGVALIATSALPDQLDPRLRSPELCDRELGLPLPDGATRKALLTTLLKSAPAGELDLDEIAGRTPGFVAADLAALVREAALRAASRASADGRPPTLQQDDLVGALSVIRPLSRSASEELTVGNVTFDDVGDMIEAKQALTEAVLWPLQHPDTFTRLGVDPPRGVLLYGPPGCGKTFVVRALASTGQLSVHAVKGSELMDKWVGASEKAVRELFRRARDSAPSLVFLDEIDALAPRRGQSFDSGVTDRVVAALLTELDGIDPLRDVVVLGATNRPDLIDPALLRPGRLERLVFVEPPDAAARREILRTAAKSIPLSTDVDLDDIAAELDGYSAADCVALLREAALTAMRRSIDAAEVTAADLEAARNNVRPSLDPVQVESLRAFAKAV, encoded by the coding sequence ATGACGGATCCCGGCGCGGGGTCCGGACAGCTCACGCTGACCGCCCGGCTGAACACTTCAGCCGTCGACTCGCGCCGCGGCGTCGTCCGAATGCACCCGAACGCCGTTGCCGCCCTTGGCATCCGGGAGTGGGATGCGGTGTCGCTGACGGGATCGCGAACCACCGCGGCGGTGGTGGGGCTCGCCGAAACGGCGATCCCGGTGAGCACGGTGCTGCTCGACGACGTGACGCTGTCCAACGCGGGCTTGCGCGAGGGCACGGCGGTGATCGTCAGCGCGGTCACGGTGTACGGCGCACGATCGGTGACACTGAACGGCTCGTCGCTCGCCATTCAGTCGATTAGCTCGGCGACGCTGCGACAGGCGCTGCTCGGGAAGGTGATGACCGTGGGCGACGCGGTGTCGCTGCTGCCCCGCGACCTCGGCCCCGGCACCTCGACGTCGGCAGCCAGCCGGGCGCTGGCGTCGTCGGTCGGGATCGGCTGGACCTCCGAGCTGCTCACGGTCACCGGCGTGGACCCCGACGGACCGGTGAGCGTGCAGCCGAACTCGCAGGTCTCCTGGGGCGACGGGGTCCCGATCAGCGCTGCGGCGTCTCGGTCAGAACAGATCCGCGTCGCGAACCCCACCATCCATGTCGACGATCTCAAGGGCTCACAGGCACAGGCCCGCAAGCTCACCGAATGGCTCAAACTCGCCCTCGATGAACCTCATCTACTGAAAACCCTTGGCGCCAGCACGAATTTGGGCGTCCTGATATCGGGCCCGGCCGGTGTCGGCAAGACCACGATGGTGCGCGCGGTATGCGCGGGCCGCAGGGTGGTCGAGCTCGACGGCCCGGCGGTGGGCGCGCTGGCGGCCGAAGATCGGCTCAAGTCGGTGGCCGCCGCGGTGACCGCGATTCGGGACGGCGGCGGCGTGCTGCTGATCACCGATGCCGACGCGCTGCTGCCGGCGACCCCCGAGCCGGTGGCCGCCCTGATCCTCGCCGAGCTGCGTACCGCGGTGGCCACCGACGGCGTAGCGCTGATCGCCACGTCTGCGCTACCCGACCAGCTCGATCCGCGGCTGCGCTCCCCCGAGCTGTGCGACCGGGAACTCGGGTTGCCGCTCCCCGACGGCGCGACCCGAAAAGCACTGCTGACGACGCTGCTGAAGTCCGCGCCCGCCGGCGAACTGGATCTCGATGAAATCGCTGGCCGCACACCAGGTTTCGTGGCCGCTGACCTAGCCGCCCTGGTGCGCGAGGCGGCGCTGCGGGCGGCGTCACGGGCCAGCGCCGACGGCCGGCCGCCGACGCTGCAGCAGGACGATCTGGTCGGCGCGCTGAGCGTCATCCGGCCGCTGTCCCGCTCGGCGAGCGAGGAGCTGACCGTCGGAAACGTAACGTTCGACGACGTCGGCGACATGATCGAAGCCAAACAGGCGTTGACCGAGGCGGTGCTGTGGCCGCTGCAACATCCCGACACCTTCACGCGTCTCGGTGTCGATCCACCACGCGGAGTGCTGCTCTACGGGCCGCCGGGCTGCGGCAAGACCTTCGTGGTCCGCGCGCTGGCCAGCACCGGGCAGCTGAGCGTGCATGCGGTCAAGGGCTCCGAACTGATGGACAAATGGGTGGGCGCCTCGGAGAAGGCGGTCCGCGAGTTGTTCCGGCGGGCAAGGGATTCGGCGCCGTCGCTGGTGTTCCTTGACGAGATAGACGCGCTGGCGCCGCGGCGTGGGCAGAGCTTCGACTCGGGCGTCACCGATCGCGTGGTGGCCGCGTTGCTGACCGAGCTCGACGGCATCGACCCGCTGCGCGACGTCGTGGTGCTGGGCGCCACCAACCGGCCCGATCTGATCGATCCCGCACTGCTGCGCCCGGGCCGTCTGGAGCGGCTGGTGTTCGTCGAGCCGCCCGACGCGGCCGCCCGCCGCGAAATCCTGCGCACCGCAGCCAAATCCATCCCACTGAGCACGGATGTCGATCTCGACGACATCGCCGCCGAACTCGACGGATACAGCGCGGCCGACTGCGTGGCATTGCTGCGCGAGGCCGCGCTGACCGCGATGCGGCGCTCCATCGACGCCGCCGAAGTCACCGCGGCCGACCTCGAGGCGGCCCGCAACAACGTGCGGCCCTCCCTGGATCCCGTGCAGGTGGAGTCGCTACGCGCGTTCGCCAAAGCTGTCTAG
- the pssA gene encoding CDP-diacylglycerol--serine O-phosphatidyltransferase has translation MTNKIRGRAVNLQILPSAMTVLSICAGLTSIKFALEHQPKAAMALIAAAAILDGLDGRVARILDAQSRMGEEIDSLADAVNFGVTPAIVLYVTLLSTSPAGWMVVLLYAVCVVLRLARFNALQDDGSKPAYAHEFFVGMPAPAGAISMIGLIGLKLQFGDGWWSSTVFLCVWITGTSMLMISKIPMRKMHAAAVPPNWAAPLLAILAICAAAAVLAPYVLIWVIIIAYLCHVPFAVRNQRWLAAHPEVWGEKPEQRRAVRRANRRAQPSRRPIVRLGRPGGRSMARLGLRKPGGRLP, from the coding sequence ATGACCAACAAGATTCGGGGCCGGGCGGTCAACCTGCAGATCCTGCCCAGCGCGATGACGGTGCTGTCGATCTGCGCGGGACTGACGTCGATCAAGTTCGCGCTCGAGCATCAGCCGAAGGCGGCGATGGCGCTGATCGCCGCCGCGGCGATCCTCGACGGGCTGGACGGCCGGGTGGCCCGCATCCTGGACGCGCAGTCGCGCATGGGCGAGGAGATCGACTCGCTGGCCGACGCGGTGAACTTCGGCGTGACTCCGGCGATCGTGCTCTACGTGACGCTGTTGTCGACGTCGCCGGCCGGCTGGATGGTTGTGCTGCTGTACGCGGTCTGCGTCGTGCTGCGGCTGGCGAGGTTCAATGCGCTGCAGGACGACGGATCCAAGCCCGCCTACGCGCACGAGTTCTTCGTCGGAATGCCCGCGCCGGCCGGCGCGATCTCGATGATCGGCCTCATCGGGCTCAAGCTGCAGTTCGGCGATGGCTGGTGGTCGTCCACGGTGTTCCTCTGCGTCTGGATCACCGGAACATCAATGCTGATGATCAGCAAAATCCCGATGCGCAAGATGCACGCCGCGGCGGTGCCACCGAACTGGGCGGCGCCGCTGCTGGCCATCCTCGCGATCTGCGCGGCGGCGGCGGTGCTGGCCCCGTACGTCCTAATCTGGGTCATCATCATCGCTTACCTGTGCCACGTCCCCTTCGCGGTGCGCAACCAGCGCTGGCTGGCCGCGCACCCCGAGGTGTGGGGCGAAAAGCCCGAGCAACGGCGCGCGGTGCGGCGAGCCAACCGCCGCGCGCAGCCCAGCCGGCGCCCCATTGTCCGGCTGGGACGACCCGGCGGACGATCGATGGCGCGGCTGGGGTTGCGTAAGCCGGGTGGACGCTTGCCATGA
- a CDS encoding phosphatidylserine decarboxylase, which yields MARRPRHSADEGLSYQGPTVSARHMLELVRETVPPVHPAGLPFISAGLALALVGRNHRWPRRVGLLAAGACAAFFRHPPRVPPTRPGVVVAPADGVVCLVDSAAPPAELSMGDAPLPRVSIFLSILDAHVQRAPVGGEVIAVQHRPGRFGSADLPSASDENERTSVRIRTDNGAEVVAVQIAGLIARRIVCDAHVGDQLSIGDTYGLIRFGSRLDTYLPPGSQPIVAVGQRAVAGETVLADLR from the coding sequence GTGGCACGACGCCCCCGCCATTCCGCTGACGAAGGCCTGTCCTACCAGGGCCCTACCGTCAGCGCACGGCACATGCTCGAGTTGGTGCGCGAAACCGTTCCGCCGGTGCATCCCGCGGGGCTGCCGTTCATCTCCGCCGGCTTGGCCCTCGCGCTGGTCGGACGCAACCACCGATGGCCGCGCCGGGTCGGTCTGCTGGCCGCGGGCGCCTGCGCTGCGTTCTTCCGGCACCCCCCAAGGGTGCCCCCGACGCGGCCCGGTGTCGTGGTCGCCCCCGCCGACGGCGTCGTCTGCCTGGTCGACTCCGCGGCCCCGCCCGCGGAACTGAGCATGGGCGACGCGCCGCTGCCGCGGGTCAGCATTTTCCTGTCGATCCTGGACGCCCACGTGCAGCGCGCCCCAGTCGGCGGCGAGGTGATCGCCGTGCAACACCGCCCCGGCCGTTTCGGGTCGGCCGACCTGCCGTCGGCGAGCGACGAGAACGAGCGCACCAGTGTGCGGATCCGGACCGACAATGGCGCCGAGGTGGTCGCCGTACAGATCGCCGGGCTCATCGCGCGCCGCATCGTCTGTGACGCGCACGTCGGGGACCAGCTGTCGATCGGCGACACCTACGGCCTGATCCGGTTCGGCTCCCGGCTGGATACCTACTTGCCGCCGGGCAGCCAGCCGATCGTCGCGGTTGGGCAGCGCGCGGTGGCCGGCGAGACGGTATTGGCCGACCTGCGATGA
- a CDS encoding MFS transporter yields the protein MRRAKLTVAIVFTAHAVLASAWVAYIPQVKAQLGLSNAALGTALFGVPLGSVAAMIFCHWALPRWGSHRLVPVTLVGYALAGAAIGLASGELALFLTLTVWGVFQGALDVAMNTQAGTVERLARAPIMARFHGMWSTGGLLGASTGAACVGAGVGLTPLLGVVGVVVLVVAVPFLRYLVPDQATSDGSDTRSAKRFGLTAAVSVLALVSFASFLSEGAAADWSATYSRDVVGASPGVAALSYAAYTLLMVVTRLGATGLQARLSARRLLPALAVFAAIAMCVTLALGNPVVTVIGFACLGAGVALLVPTAFSSAYSAGNAGSAITIVAASGWLGYLLGPPLIGHLADWIGLSAALVTIPVMVCVAAIAIRATTAFNAADEFHRQA from the coding sequence CTGCGGCGCGCAAAATTGACCGTCGCCATCGTCTTCACGGCTCACGCGGTGCTGGCCTCGGCCTGGGTCGCGTATATCCCGCAAGTCAAAGCTCAGCTCGGGCTTTCCAACGCGGCGCTCGGCACCGCCCTCTTCGGTGTGCCGTTGGGTTCGGTTGCGGCGATGATCTTTTGCCATTGGGCATTGCCCCGGTGGGGCAGCCACCGGCTGGTTCCCGTCACGCTTGTCGGCTACGCCCTCGCCGGGGCGGCTATCGGGCTGGCCTCCGGTGAGCTGGCGCTGTTCCTGACGCTGACGGTGTGGGGTGTCTTTCAGGGTGCGCTGGACGTCGCGATGAACACTCAGGCCGGCACCGTCGAGCGGCTCGCCCGGGCGCCGATCATGGCCCGCTTCCACGGCATGTGGAGCACCGGTGGATTGCTCGGCGCCAGCACTGGAGCGGCGTGTGTGGGCGCCGGAGTCGGTCTTACCCCGCTGCTGGGGGTGGTGGGGGTCGTCGTCCTGGTTGTCGCGGTACCGTTCCTGCGTTACCTGGTACCCGACCAGGCAACGTCCGACGGTTCGGATACGCGCTCCGCCAAGCGCTTTGGGTTGACGGCGGCGGTTTCCGTCCTGGCGTTGGTGTCGTTCGCGTCATTTTTGTCCGAGGGCGCTGCGGCCGACTGGTCGGCCACCTACTCGCGCGACGTCGTGGGGGCCAGCCCGGGCGTGGCCGCGCTGAGCTACGCCGCGTACACGTTGCTGATGGTCGTCACCCGGTTGGGCGCCACCGGCCTGCAGGCGCGGCTTTCCGCGCGCCGGCTGCTGCCGGCACTGGCCGTGTTCGCGGCGATCGCGATGTGCGTAACGCTGGCGCTGGGCAACCCCGTTGTCACGGTGATCGGGTTCGCCTGCTTGGGCGCCGGCGTGGCGCTGTTGGTGCCGACCGCGTTCAGCTCCGCCTACTCGGCGGGCAACGCGGGTTCGGCCATCACGATCGTGGCCGCCAGCGGCTGGCTGGGTTACCTGCTCGGGCCGCCGCTGATCGGTCATCTCGCCGACTGGATCGGGTTGTCGGCGGCGTTGGTAACCATTCCCGTGATGGTCTGCGTGGCCGCAATCGCGATCCGCGCCACCACCGCGTTCAACGCGGCCGACGAGTTCCATCGGCAGGCTTAG
- the moeA gene encoding molybdopterin molybdotransferase MoeA, with translation MRSVEEHQRVVAAMINARPAVTVPLTQAQGLVLADDVIAELALPVFDNSAMDGYAVRAEETEGAAPDRPVVLPVAEDIPAGRTDQLTLQPGTAHRIMTGAPMPAGATGVVPVENTDGGVESVAIRAPSEPGKHIRRAGEDVAPGTTVLRAGQVVTPAVLGLAAALGLPGLPVIPRQRVLVISTGTELVTPGTSLQPGQIYESNSIMLAGAVREAGAEVIAVATAQDDVAQLRSILDRHAPEADLIITSGGVSAGAYEVVKDAFGPDGMQGGEGVAFVKVAMQPGMPQGIGRVAGTTIVTLPGNPVSALVSFEVFIRPALRTAMSLPNPHRPHRPAVLAESLTSPKGKRQFRRAILDNGSVLSYGPPASHHLRWLASANGLLDIPEDVVEVAAGTELQVWDLS, from the coding sequence GTGCGGTCAGTCGAGGAACATCAGCGCGTCGTAGCTGCCATGATCAACGCCCGCCCCGCCGTGACGGTGCCACTGACGCAGGCGCAGGGCCTGGTGCTGGCGGACGACGTGATCGCCGAGCTGGCGCTGCCGGTTTTCGACAACTCCGCGATGGACGGATACGCGGTGCGCGCCGAGGAGACCGAGGGCGCCGCACCCGACCGGCCGGTCGTCTTGCCGGTCGCCGAGGACATTCCCGCCGGGCGCACCGATCAGTTGACGCTGCAACCCGGAACCGCGCACCGAATCATGACCGGCGCGCCGATGCCGGCGGGGGCGACGGGCGTTGTGCCGGTGGAGAATACCGACGGCGGCGTGGAGTCGGTGGCGATCCGCGCACCTTCGGAGCCCGGCAAGCACATCCGCCGGGCCGGCGAAGACGTGGCGCCGGGCACCACCGTACTGCGCGCAGGTCAGGTCGTCACGCCGGCGGTGCTGGGCCTGGCCGCGGCGCTGGGATTGCCGGGGCTGCCGGTGATCCCGCGGCAACGCGTGCTGGTGATCTCGACCGGGACGGAGCTGGTGACGCCGGGCACCTCGCTGCAGCCCGGACAGATCTACGAGTCCAACTCGATCATGCTGGCCGGGGCCGTGCGTGAGGCGGGCGCGGAGGTGATCGCCGTCGCGACCGCCCAAGACGATGTCGCGCAGTTGCGCTCCATCCTGGATCGGCACGCGCCCGAGGCCGACCTGATCATCACCAGCGGCGGCGTCAGCGCCGGCGCCTATGAGGTCGTCAAGGACGCGTTCGGCCCGGACGGCATGCAAGGCGGTGAAGGGGTGGCATTCGTCAAGGTGGCAATGCAACCCGGGATGCCGCAGGGCATCGGCCGGGTGGCCGGCACCACGATCGTCACCCTGCCCGGCAACCCGGTCAGCGCGCTGGTGTCCTTCGAGGTGTTCATCCGTCCCGCGCTGCGCACGGCGATGAGCCTGCCGAATCCGCACCGCCCGCACCGGCCCGCGGTGCTTGCCGAGTCGCTGACCTCGCCGAAAGGTAAACGCCAATTCCGGCGCGCGATTCTCGACAACGGCAGCGTGCTCAGCTACGGCCCGCCGGCCTCGCACCATCTGCGGTGGCTGGCTTCCGCGAACGGCTTACTGGATATCCCCGAGGATGTCGTGGAGGTGGCCGCCGGAACCGAGCTGCAGGTCTGGGATCTGAGCTAA
- a CDS encoding VOC family protein — MITGLAHTGVCVPDCEAAVAFYRDVLGLRVLSPPYVMAGNAIRNDMGELVADPTMKAAIVGFGDGSDRVLEVIEYLNVDGGPPDGRRGAGRALTDHGLSHVGLICEDLEATRAELEGKGVRFLVSGTADVARVRTTWFVDPWGVVFILVEKSRPERPYFAQWD, encoded by the coding sequence GTGATTACCGGGTTGGCCCACACCGGGGTGTGCGTACCGGATTGTGAGGCCGCGGTGGCCTTTTACCGTGACGTGTTAGGCCTGCGTGTGCTGTCGCCGCCGTATGTGATGGCCGGTAACGCCATTCGCAACGACATGGGTGAGCTGGTGGCCGATCCCACGATGAAGGCCGCCATCGTCGGCTTCGGCGACGGCAGCGATCGCGTCCTCGAGGTGATCGAGTACCTCAACGTCGATGGTGGCCCTCCTGACGGCCGGCGTGGCGCCGGCAGGGCCCTCACCGACCACGGGCTCTCGCACGTCGGGCTGATCTGTGAGGATCTCGAGGCCACCCGCGCCGAACTCGAGGGCAAGGGAGTCCGGTTCCTGGTGAGCGGAACCGCCGACGTGGCGCGAGTGCGCACCACCTGGTTCGTCGATCCATGGGGCGTGGTGTTCATCCTGGTGGAAAAGAGCCGGCCCGAGCGACCCTACTTCGCGCAATGGGACTGA